In Dysidea avara chromosome 3, odDysAvar1.4, whole genome shotgun sequence, a single window of DNA contains:
- the LOC136249238 gene encoding uncharacterized protein, with protein sequence MAAMNAGGGAAKAKADLKLIVLGCSGVGKTCLLQRYIANTFSGTEAHTIGASLAMRKWGDLNVALWDTAGEEKYASLSAFYCRGASVAILVYDITDSSSFQKLQELFMPLLKGAGQSCLTVLVGAKSDLLGVKSRQVTKQQGQALAEQQHLKQLERAKTGGASTFLSSVTGKKSFFETSAKTGENVSELFKFIEEIVQSQAKVFKRDPEAFTVEKKIPVKEQHKGGCCK encoded by the exons TTGATAGTGCTTGGCTGTTCTGGTGTGGGCAAGACTTGTCTATTACAAAGGTACATCGCTAACACTTTTTCAGGCACTGAAGCACAC ACAATTGGAGCTTCATTAGCAATGAGAAAGTGGGGAGACCTCAACGTTGCATTATGG GATACAGCTGGAGAGGAGAAGTATGCATCTTTGTCAGCATTTTATTGTCGAGGAGCATCAGTGGCCATCTTGGTATATGACATCACTGATTCTTCATCATTTCAAAAACTACAAGAGTTATTTATGCCACTTCTGAAGGGAGCAGGTCAGTCATGTCTCACTGTTTTAGTAGGCGCCAAATCTGATTTGCTTGGTGTGAAGAGTCGTCAAGTTACAAAACAACAAGGACAGGCACTAGCAGAACAGCAGCACTTGAAGCAGTTGGAGAGAGCTAAAACTGGTGGTGCTTCTACCTTCCTTTCTTCAGTAACTGGAAAAAAAAGCTTCTTTGAAACAAGTGCAAAGACAGGAGAAAATGTTTCAGAACTATTTAAATTCATCGAAGAAATTGTGCAGTCACAGGCCAAAGTGTTCAAACGTGATCCTGAAGCGTTTACAGTAGAGAAGAAAATACCAGTTAAGGAgcaacacaaaggaggatgTTGCAAAtga
- the LOC136249235 gene encoding putative methyltransferase DDB_G0268948 codes for MCRAQESDYVVSKYPTWNQMDVQYKYDPPAMNFLHADQRLSSYNYSKVGYRLDIGTMLITHPTAMCYCTHVNSMKQSNYSNKTHATFRKWLCNYSQLWVSMAYRLFEEASHALLYAKFRPTYPPKLRDVISEFIKKNGGGFQKMIDVACGSGQSTFYMADLFKQVCGVDISQAQVNQAQEKSKQLNHSNVEFCVGSADKLPFANASVDLVTCAQALHWFDETTFYPEADRVLKRKGCLAAYGYGNVEAKHQNTQSLIRHFYKETLKGCWADRRRHIDVCFTEFKLPYAKSERYDFYSDVEMKLPDLIGYISTWSGYCKYSELHPGTVVLDELEQQLHKELGSDTPKEQITMYLQFPIFVLIGQKE; via the exons ATGTGCAGAGCACAAG agagtgactATGTTGTCTCAAAGTACCCCACATGGAACCAAATGGACGTTCAGTATAAATACGACCCTCCAGCCATGAATTTTCTACATGCAGATCAAAGACTATCTAGCTATAACTATTCGAAGGTGGGATATCGCTTGGATATTGGCACAATGTTGATAACACATCCAACTGCCATGTGTTACTGTACCCACGTTAATAGTATGAAACAatcaaattactctaataaaacacacgcTACTTTCAGGAAGTGGTTATGTAACTATagtcaattgtgggtttcaatggCGTACAGATTGTTTGAAGAGGCGTCTCACGCATTACTCTATGCTAAGTTTCGACCAACCTATCCTCCTAAACTTCGCGATGTGATTTCAGAATTTATAAAGAAGAATGGAGGAGGCTTCCAAAAGATGATAGACGTGGCGTGTGGTTCAGGCCAAAGCACGTTTTACATGGCTGACCTGTTTAAGCAAGTTTGTGGGGTAGACATTAGCCAGGCACAGGTGAATCAAGCTCAGGAGAAATCAAAACAGCTAAATCACAGTAATGTTGAGTTCTGCGTGGGATCTGCTGACAAGCTGCCGTTTGCAAATGCATCCGTTGATCTGGTCACCTGCGCTCAAGCTCTACATTGGTTTGATGAAACCACATTTTATCCAGAAGCAGATAGAGTTTTGAAACGTAAAGGATGTCTAGCAGCTTATGGGTATGGTAATGTTGAAGCAAAACATCAAAACACACAGTCATTGATCAGGCATTTCTACAAGGAGACGCTGAAAGGTTGCTGGGCTGATCGGAGAAGACACATTGATGTTTGTTTTACAGAATTCAAGCTTCCTTATGCTAAATCAGAACGGTATGACTTCTACTCAGATGTGGAAATGAAGCTACCCGATTTAATTGGTTACATCAGCACTTGGTCAGGATATTGTAAATACAGTGAACTCCATCCTGGGACTGTTGTATTAGATGAACTGGAACAACAATTACATAAGGAATTAGGTTCTGATACTCCTAAGGAACAGATAACTATGTACTTGCAGTTTCCTATTTTTGTACTAATAGGTCAAAAAGAATAA